The Polynucleobacter necessarius genome has a window encoding:
- a CDS encoding bifunctional riboflavin kinase/FAD synthetase, whose amino-acid sequence MNVFRGPTQFSAGPACALTIGNFDGVHRGHRALLKQLKDGAQERGLVSCVMTFEPHPKEFFSPEQAPPRILNLRDKLAAFADIGIDRVVVEHFNTAFARLTPEEFVSEIIIKQLNAKWILIGDDFCYGAKRAGNFASLKAAGEKYGFEVSSIHTVLENGERISSSALRNALANGEMDQASKLLGRPYGISGHVIHGQKLGRTLGFPTLNLAVANHLHHRKPACSGIFTAQVVDLGDKPLPAVASLGVRPTVEDEGRVLLETHIFDYNADVYGKIITVELLEKIRDEAKYSDLDTLTKAIASDAAHARNYFQKKAYV is encoded by the coding sequence GTGAACGTATTCCGTGGCCCCACCCAGTTTTCTGCAGGACCGGCTTGTGCCTTAACCATCGGTAATTTCGATGGCGTGCATAGGGGTCATCGCGCCCTGCTCAAACAACTGAAGGATGGCGCCCAAGAGCGTGGCTTGGTTAGCTGTGTGATGACTTTCGAACCACATCCGAAAGAATTCTTTTCCCCAGAGCAAGCGCCCCCTCGCATTTTAAATTTACGCGATAAGCTTGCCGCCTTTGCTGACATCGGCATCGATCGTGTAGTGGTAGAACATTTCAATACAGCTTTTGCTCGACTTACTCCAGAAGAGTTCGTTTCTGAGATCATCATCAAACAACTCAACGCCAAATGGATTTTGATTGGGGATGATTTTTGTTATGGCGCAAAACGCGCAGGGAACTTTGCAAGTCTCAAAGCTGCTGGTGAAAAATATGGTTTTGAAGTTTCTAGCATTCACACCGTCCTTGAGAATGGTGAGCGCATTTCTAGCTCAGCATTACGAAATGCTTTGGCTAATGGAGAGATGGATCAAGCCAGCAAACTATTAGGTCGCCCTTATGGCATTTCTGGTCATGTCATTCATGGACAAAAGCTAGGGCGCACTTTAGGCTTCCCCACACTCAATCTCGCTGTTGCCAACCACCTCCATCACCGTAAACCTGCCTGCTCTGGCATCTTTACTGCACAAGTAGTAGACCTTGGAGACAAGCCACTTCCTGCTGTAGCCAGCCTCGGGGTAAGGCCAACAGTCGAAGACGAAGGTCGCGTTCTCTTAGAGACACACATCTTTGATTACAACGCAGATGTTTACGGAAAAATTATTACCGTTGAACTCTTAGAAAAAATCCGTGACGAGGCCAAGTACTCTGACCTCGACACCCTTACCAAGGCGATTGCATCTGATGCAGCGCATGCCAGAAATTATTTCCAGAAAAAAGCTTATGTCTGA
- the ileS gene encoding isoleucine--tRNA ligase → MSRKKLMSEKENSYPVNLLETSFPMRGDLPKREPQWVAQWQKNKLYEKIRAAHANQPKFILHDGPPYANGDIHIGHAVNKILKDMIVKSRWLMGFDSAYVPGWDCHGMPIEIQIEKEFGKNLPTAEVQSKARAYAKVQVDKQKEGFERLGVLGDWNNPYLTMNYRNEADEIRALGKIWEKGYVFRGLKPVNWCFDCGSALAEAEVEYQDKTDPTVDVGFAFDDAQRPQLAKAFGLPEIPAKPGMIVIWTTTPWTIPSNQALNVHPELTYALVDTGDKLLILAKDRVETCLEDFGLEGKVIATCLGSQLANISFWHPLAPLHEGYKRLSPIYPAEYVTLDTGTGVVHSAPAYGEEDFKSCKANKLADKDILNPVMGNGVYASWLPLFANEYIWKANPKIVEAMREAGSLLRDKTYTHSYMHCWRHKSPIIYRATSQWFASMDKKPSDGKASLREAALTGIENTEFFPAWGKQRLKSMIANRPDWALSRQRQWGVPMAFFVHKESGEPHPRTVELLEEIAKRVEKEGIEAWQKLEVAELLGEEASQYEKNRDTLDVWFDSGTTHWHVIRGSHRDELYRPEAENTDGRLADLYLEGSDQHRGWLHSSLLTGAMLDGKPPYKALLTHGFTVDGQGHKMSKSVGNVIAPQQVADKLGAEIIRLWVASTDYSGEMTISDEILKRVAESYRRIRNTLRFLLANLSDFDPSKHSMPASEWLEIDRYAVALANQLQNEVQAHYKAYEFQPAVARMLTFCSEDLGGFYLDILKDRLYTSAPDSKERRAAQNALFHITRNLLKWLAPFLSFTAEEAWTSPPHAANEKLSESIFMEEFGTFPEIVQATELLAKWNRVREIRSEVTKAIEIEREAGNVGSSLQAELTIKVGDVDFAILHSLEDDLRFVTITSSANIELSNGGLEVLVRGSQYKKCGRCWHHTADVGANAEHPELCDRCISNLFGDGEARLFA, encoded by the coding sequence ATTTCCAGAAAAAAGCTTATGTCTGAAAAAGAAAACTCTTATCCTGTTAATCTTCTAGAGACCTCATTCCCAATGCGGGGAGACCTACCAAAGCGTGAGCCTCAATGGGTTGCTCAATGGCAGAAAAATAAACTCTACGAAAAGATTCGTGCAGCACATGCCAATCAACCAAAATTTATTTTGCATGATGGTCCCCCATATGCAAACGGCGATATTCATATTGGTCATGCAGTAAATAAGATCCTCAAGGATATGATCGTGAAGTCCCGCTGGTTGATGGGCTTCGACTCTGCATACGTACCAGGCTGGGATTGCCACGGCATGCCGATTGAGATTCAGATTGAAAAAGAATTTGGCAAAAATTTACCTACTGCTGAAGTTCAATCAAAAGCCCGTGCCTACGCTAAGGTGCAGGTAGATAAGCAGAAAGAAGGTTTTGAGCGTTTGGGCGTGTTGGGCGACTGGAATAACCCTTACCTCACTATGAATTACCGCAATGAGGCCGATGAAATTCGTGCGCTCGGGAAAATCTGGGAAAAGGGTTATGTCTTCCGTGGCCTCAAGCCAGTGAACTGGTGCTTTGATTGCGGCTCTGCGCTAGCTGAAGCTGAAGTGGAATACCAAGATAAGACCGATCCAACGGTCGACGTTGGTTTTGCTTTTGATGATGCGCAGCGTCCACAATTAGCAAAAGCATTTGGCCTACCTGAGATTCCAGCCAAGCCCGGAATGATTGTGATTTGGACCACAACACCTTGGACTATTCCATCTAATCAGGCCTTGAATGTTCACCCAGAGCTCACTTACGCCTTAGTTGATACGGGTGACAAATTGCTCATCTTGGCAAAAGACCGAGTAGAGACTTGCCTCGAAGATTTTGGCCTTGAAGGTAAAGTCATTGCTACTTGTTTAGGCAGTCAATTAGCCAACATCTCATTCTGGCATCCGCTCGCTCCATTGCATGAGGGATACAAGCGCCTCTCACCAATCTACCCAGCTGAATACGTCACGCTCGACACTGGTACTGGTGTTGTGCACTCTGCACCAGCCTATGGTGAGGAAGACTTTAAGTCTTGCAAAGCAAATAAGTTAGCCGATAAAGATATCTTGAACCCAGTCATGGGTAATGGCGTCTACGCCTCTTGGTTGCCACTCTTTGCCAACGAATACATTTGGAAAGCCAACCCCAAGATTGTCGAAGCTATGCGTGAGGCAGGTAGCCTCTTGCGCGATAAGACTTATACCCACTCCTACATGCACTGCTGGCGTCACAAGTCGCCGATTATTTATCGTGCAACCTCACAGTGGTTTGCAAGCATGGATAAGAAACCATCTGATGGCAAAGCAAGTCTGCGCGAGGCAGCATTAACTGGCATTGAAAATACTGAGTTCTTCCCAGCCTGGGGTAAGCAGCGCCTAAAGAGCATGATTGCCAACCGTCCAGATTGGGCCTTGTCACGTCAACGTCAATGGGGTGTACCCATGGCCTTCTTTGTTCATAAGGAAAGCGGTGAACCACATCCTCGTACAGTGGAATTGCTCGAAGAGATTGCAAAACGAGTTGAAAAAGAAGGTATTGAAGCTTGGCAAAAACTTGAGGTGGCTGAACTGCTTGGTGAAGAAGCATCTCAATATGAGAAGAATCGCGACACCTTGGATGTGTGGTTTGATTCCGGTACTACGCACTGGCATGTTATTCGCGGCTCACACCGTGATGAGCTCTATCGTCCTGAGGCTGAGAATACAGATGGTCGATTAGCTGACTTGTATCTTGAGGGTTCAGACCAACATCGTGGTTGGCTCCACTCATCTCTGCTTACTGGCGCAATGCTCGATGGCAAGCCGCCATACAAAGCACTCCTAACGCATGGCTTTACCGTCGATGGTCAAGGCCACAAGATGAGCAAGTCTGTGGGTAATGTCATTGCACCTCAGCAGGTTGCCGACAAGCTGGGTGCAGAGATTATTCGTTTGTGGGTAGCGTCTACCGATTATTCCGGTGAGATGACCATTTCCGATGAGATTCTGAAGCGCGTGGCGGAAAGCTATCGTCGTATTCGCAATACTTTGCGTTTCTTGCTAGCCAACCTCTCCGACTTTGATCCATCAAAGCACAGCATGCCTGCAAGCGAATGGCTTGAGATTGATCGCTATGCTGTTGCTCTCGCCAATCAATTACAAAATGAAGTGCAAGCTCACTATAAGGCTTATGAGTTCCAGCCTGCTGTAGCGCGCATGCTCACCTTCTGCTCGGAAGATTTAGGTGGCTTTTACTTAGATATTCTGAAAGACCGCCTCTATACCAGCGCCCCAGACTCTAAAGAGCGTCGTGCCGCACAAAATGCACTGTTTCACATCACTCGCAATCTTTTAAAGTGGTTGGCTCCATTCCTATCCTTTACCGCAGAGGAAGCCTGGACATCACCCCCCCATGCGGCCAATGAAAAACTCAGTGAATCCATCTTCATGGAAGAGTTCGGCACCTTCCCAGAAATTGTCCAAGCCACTGAACTTCTAGCCAAATGGAATCGTGTACGAGAAATTCGTTCCGAGGTAACCAAGGCAATTGAGATTGAGCGTGAAGCTGGCAATGTAGGCTCATCTTTGCAAGCTGAACTCACCATTAAAGTGGGTGATGTCGATTTTGCAATTTTGCATTCTCTTGAAGATGACTTGCGCTTTGTCACCATTACCTCTAGTGCCAACATTGAATTGAGTAATGGCGGTCTAGAAGTCCTTGTGCGAGGCAGTCAATATAAGAAATGTGGTCGTTGCTGGCATCACACCGCCGATGTTGGCGCTAATGCTGAACATCCAGAGTTATGCGACCGCTGCATCAGCAATCTTTTTGGGGATGGTGAAGCACGTTTGTTTGCATAA
- the lspA gene encoding signal peptidase II produces the protein MSANLSFLRYLAIAIITLLLDQLSKWSALSNLQLGVPEPVLPLMNWLLLFNPGAAFSFLAQSSGWQRWFFTLLGLAASAYILWLLRKSLADKMLCWALSLILGGALGNVLDRIMYGTVVDFIDLHYANWHWPAFNIADSAICIGAGLIIWSELRKSFGKTPQSH, from the coding sequence GTGAGCGCAAACCTATCATTTCTTCGTTATCTAGCGATTGCAATCATTACGCTATTGCTAGACCAACTAAGTAAATGGTCTGCCTTAAGCAATCTTCAATTAGGTGTACCTGAGCCCGTCCTGCCACTTATGAACTGGTTGCTGTTATTTAACCCAGGAGCCGCGTTTTCTTTTTTAGCGCAGAGCTCGGGATGGCAGCGCTGGTTCTTCACACTCCTGGGCTTAGCAGCTTCGGCTTATATCCTTTGGCTGCTACGCAAGAGTCTGGCCGACAAAATGCTCTGCTGGGCTCTCAGTCTCATTCTGGGAGGCGCGCTAGGGAACGTCTTGGATCGAATCATGTATGGCACTGTAGTCGACTTTATAGATTTACATTACGCCAATTGGCATTGGCCTGCCTTCAATATTGCCGATAGCGCCATTTGTATTGGTGCTGGCCTCATTATTTGGAGCGAGCTTCGCAAGTCATTTGGCAAAACGCCTCAATCCCATTAA
- the coaBC gene encoding bifunctional phosphopantothenoylcysteine decarboxylase/phosphopantothenate--cysteine ligase CoaBC: MQSLLNKKIVLGISGGIAAYKSAELARQLIQEGASVQVVMTQAAQQFVTPVTMQALTGNPVYTSQWDSSIANNMAHIELSRAADAILIAPASADLMAKLSLGLGDDLLTTLCLARDCPLLLAPAMNKQMWEHAATQRSAERLIKDNVKLLGPASGFQACGEVGFGRMLEPAEITEQLIAFFQKKPLVDKRVLITAGPTFEAIDPVRGITNRSSGKMGFAIARAAVEAGAEVHLIAGPCELDTPLAATGKITRTNVVSAKEMHAATMQSADCDIFLAVSAVADWGIAKPAKEKIKRQGKQAPSLEFIANPDILADIAKTVKTKGGKPHPFCVGFAAESTDLLKHAQEKLQRKGIPMIVGNIGPDTFGSDLNELLIVEKNTSKKIAKADKLQLARQLIALVAKKI; encoded by the coding sequence ATGCAATCACTTTTAAATAAGAAAATCGTTCTCGGCATTTCTGGTGGCATTGCGGCCTATAAGTCGGCTGAGCTAGCACGTCAGTTAATACAAGAAGGTGCCAGCGTTCAAGTGGTGATGACCCAAGCTGCTCAACAATTTGTGACACCAGTCACCATGCAAGCGCTCACAGGCAATCCGGTTTACACCAGCCAATGGGATAGCAGCATTGCCAATAATATGGCTCACATTGAACTATCTAGAGCTGCAGATGCAATTTTGATTGCGCCGGCAAGTGCAGATCTGATGGCTAAACTATCTCTTGGCCTGGGTGATGACTTACTCACCACACTTTGCCTGGCGAGAGATTGCCCCTTATTGCTTGCTCCTGCCATGAACAAACAAATGTGGGAGCATGCCGCAACCCAAAGAAGTGCTGAACGACTGATTAAAGACAATGTCAAATTACTTGGCCCTGCAAGTGGCTTTCAGGCGTGCGGCGAAGTTGGCTTTGGTCGCATGCTTGAACCCGCAGAAATTACCGAACAATTAATTGCCTTCTTCCAGAAGAAACCGTTGGTAGACAAGAGAGTTTTAATTACTGCCGGGCCTACCTTTGAAGCAATTGATCCCGTTCGCGGCATTACCAATCGCAGCTCTGGCAAGATGGGGTTTGCAATCGCTCGCGCCGCTGTAGAGGCTGGTGCAGAAGTTCACCTGATAGCCGGCCCTTGCGAGTTAGATACACCACTGGCTGCAACTGGAAAAATTACGCGCACTAATGTAGTTAGCGCCAAAGAAATGCACGCAGCCACCATGCAATCTGCAGACTGCGATATTTTCCTTGCGGTTTCTGCCGTTGCTGATTGGGGTATTGCAAAACCTGCCAAAGAGAAGATAAAGCGCCAAGGTAAGCAGGCTCCAAGCCTTGAATTTATTGCTAATCCAGACATTCTGGCGGATATTGCAAAGACAGTAAAAACGAAAGGTGGTAAGCCTCACCCTTTCTGCGTTGGCTTTGCTGCAGAATCCACAGATCTTCTGAAGCATGCACAAGAAAAACTGCAGCGCAAAGGTATTCCGATGATTGTGGGCAATATTGGCCCAGATACTTTTGGTAGCGATCTCAATGAATTACTCATTGTTGAAAAAAACACTAGCAAGAAAATTGCTAAAGCTGACAAGCTTCAGCTAGCACGTCAACTCATTGCGCTAGTTGCTAAGAAAATTTAA
- the dut gene encoding dUTP diphosphatase, whose amino-acid sequence MQELHVKILDERMRDQLPSYGTPGSAGLDLRACIDEAIEIAPGQIVLIPTGLAIYVEDPRYAAFILPRSGLGHKHGIVLGNLVGLIDSDYQGQLMVSTWNRGSTAFKLEPMERLAQLVVMPVQQVQLKVVEEFTESSRGAGGFGSTGRA is encoded by the coding sequence ATGCAAGAACTTCACGTCAAAATTCTCGATGAACGTATGCGAGACCAGTTGCCAAGCTATGGCACACCAGGTAGCGCCGGCTTGGATCTGCGCGCTTGCATTGATGAAGCCATTGAAATCGCTCCAGGACAAATAGTTCTCATCCCGACAGGTTTAGCGATTTATGTAGAAGATCCACGCTATGCAGCGTTCATCCTCCCGCGCTCCGGTTTGGGCCATAAACATGGCATCGTACTGGGCAATCTCGTGGGACTGATTGATTCAGACTACCAAGGCCAACTGATGGTGAGCACTTGGAATCGCGGATCTACAGCATTCAAACTCGAACCTATGGAGCGCCTAGCTCAGTTGGTAGTGATGCCAGTGCAACAAGTTCAACTCAAAGTAGTTGAAGAGTTCACTGAGAGTAGTCGCGGCGCAGGTGGTTTTGGAAGCACAGGAAGAGCTTAG
- the clpA gene encoding ATP-dependent Clp protease ATP-binding subunit ClpA gives MIAQELEVSLHMAFVDARASRHEFITVEHLLAALLDNATAVEVLKACAVNIAELCAQLKNFINDNTPVVPGNDEVDTQPTLGFQRVIQRAIMHVQSTSSGKKEVTGANVLVAIFGEKDSHAVYFLQQQGVTRLDVVNFISHGVRKDQTEQVKHAESAQETEDATSGGKESPLEQYTQNLNVMAKQGKIDPLIGRESEVERVIQVLCRRRKNNPLLVGEAGVGKTAIAEGLAWRIVKGDVPEILADATVYSLDMGALLAGTKYRGDFEQRLKSVLKSLKDSPHGVLFIDEIHTLIGAGAASGGTLDASNLLKPALSNGQLKCIGATTFTEYRGIFEKDAALSRRFQKVDVVEPTVDQTVQILRGLKSRFEEHHGVKYASAALVAAAELSSRYINDRHLPDKAIDVIDEAGAAQRILPKSKQKKTIGRPEIEEIVAKIARIPPQSVTVDDRSKLQTLDRDIKSVVFGQDPAIEALASAIKMTRAGLGKIDRPIGSFLFSGPTGVGKTEVAKQLAYILGIELLRFDMSEYMERHAVSRLIGAPPGYVGFDQGGLLTEAVNKKPHCVLLLDEIEKAHPDIFNILLQVMDHGTLTDNNGRKTDFRNVIIIMTTNAGAEAMQKSTIGFTNARESGDEMADIKKFFTPEFRNRLDAIVSFKALDETIIMRVVDKFLMQLEEQLHEKKVDATFSPALRAHLAKHGFDPLMGARPMQRIIQDTVRKALADELLFGKLAQGGHVDVDIDADGKVQLQFDAPVIPGKRPKADVAPVEEI, from the coding sequence ATGATTGCCCAGGAACTAGAAGTCAGTTTGCACATGGCATTTGTTGATGCGCGAGCTTCAAGACATGAATTTATTACGGTCGAGCATTTGCTTGCCGCTTTGTTAGATAACGCTACGGCAGTCGAGGTTTTAAAAGCCTGCGCTGTCAATATTGCTGAGCTGTGTGCGCAACTTAAAAACTTTATTAATGACAACACACCGGTTGTCCCTGGTAACGATGAAGTTGATACGCAGCCAACATTAGGTTTTCAGCGGGTGATTCAGCGCGCCATCATGCATGTGCAATCCACATCAAGCGGCAAAAAAGAAGTGACTGGTGCAAACGTACTGGTTGCAATCTTTGGTGAAAAAGATTCGCATGCGGTCTACTTCTTGCAGCAACAAGGCGTGACTCGCTTGGATGTCGTGAACTTTATTAGCCACGGCGTACGCAAGGATCAAACTGAGCAAGTGAAGCATGCTGAATCAGCTCAGGAGACAGAAGACGCGACCTCTGGTGGTAAAGAGAGTCCATTGGAGCAATACACTCAGAACCTGAATGTCATGGCTAAACAGGGCAAGATTGATCCACTCATTGGTCGTGAGAGCGAAGTTGAGCGCGTGATTCAGGTGCTTTGCCGTCGTCGTAAAAATAATCCACTCTTAGTAGGTGAGGCTGGCGTGGGTAAGACCGCGATTGCTGAAGGCCTTGCCTGGAGAATTGTGAAGGGCGATGTGCCTGAAATCTTGGCTGATGCCACAGTCTATTCATTGGACATGGGCGCGCTCTTAGCGGGTACTAAATACCGCGGTGATTTTGAGCAACGCTTGAAGAGTGTTCTCAAGTCTTTAAAAGACAGCCCGCATGGTGTTTTATTTATTGATGAGATTCATACTCTGATTGGTGCTGGTGCGGCCTCAGGCGGTACATTAGATGCCAGCAATTTACTAAAGCCTGCTTTATCAAACGGCCAACTGAAGTGTATCGGCGCAACTACCTTTACTGAATATCGTGGCATTTTTGAAAAAGATGCGGCGCTATCACGTCGATTCCAGAAGGTAGATGTGGTGGAGCCAACCGTCGATCAGACTGTGCAAATCTTGCGTGGCCTCAAGTCTCGTTTTGAAGAGCATCACGGTGTTAAATACGCCTCTGCCGCTTTGGTGGCTGCGGCCGAACTGTCTTCACGCTATATCAATGATCGCCATTTGCCTGATAAGGCGATTGATGTAATTGATGAAGCAGGTGCAGCACAGCGCATTTTGCCAAAGTCTAAGCAGAAGAAAACGATTGGTCGCCCAGAGATTGAAGAGATTGTTGCGAAGATTGCTCGCATACCGCCACAGTCTGTGACGGTAGATGATCGTAGCAAGTTGCAAACACTGGATCGCGATATCAAGAGTGTGGTGTTTGGTCAGGACCCTGCAATTGAGGCATTGGCCAGCGCTATTAAGATGACCCGCGCGGGCCTTGGCAAGATTGATAGACCGATTGGCTCATTCTTGTTCTCTGGTCCAACTGGTGTTGGTAAGACTGAAGTTGCTAAACAGCTTGCCTATATTCTCGGGATTGAGCTTTTGCGTTTTGATATGTCGGAGTATATGGAGCGTCACGCTGTCAGCCGCTTGATTGGTGCTCCTCCAGGATATGTTGGCTTTGATCAAGGCGGCTTGCTGACTGAAGCCGTAAATAAAAAGCCACATTGCGTACTCTTGCTCGATGAAATTGAAAAAGCTCACCCAGATATTTTCAATATCCTTTTGCAGGTAATGGATCATGGCACCCTCACGGATAACAACGGCCGTAAGACCGACTTCCGTAATGTCATCATCATCATGACCACTAATGCTGGTGCAGAAGCGATGCAGAAGTCCACCATTGGCTTTACCAATGCTCGTGAGTCTGGTGATGAGATGGCGGATATCAAGAAGTTCTTCACACCAGAGTTCCGTAACCGTCTAGATGCGATTGTTTCCTTCAAGGCGCTTGATGAAACTATCATCATGCGTGTTGTGGATAAGTTCTTAATGCAGTTAGAAGAGCAATTGCATGAGAAGAAAGTGGATGCAACATTTAGTCCAGCATTGCGTGCACATCTGGCTAAGCATGGTTTTGACCCACTTATGGGTGCAAGGCCAATGCAGCGCATCATTCAAGATACGGTTCGTAAAGCGCTGGCCGATGAATTGTTATTCGGCAAGCTAGCGCAGGGCGGTCATGTGGACGTTGACATTGATGCTGATGGCAAAGTCCAACTTCAGTTTGATGCCCCCGTGATTCCGGGTAAGCGACCTAAGGCGGATGTAGCGCCAGTTGAAGAAATTTAA
- the clpS gene encoding ATP-dependent Clp protease adapter ClpS, giving the protein MFLMSRTTKNPTVGNPNNPHIEDTILLEKQAEKLKAPSMYKVLLLNDDYTPMEFVVMVIQEYFNKDHETATRIMLQVHLVGKGICGVFTRDVAATKVHQVIELSREAGHPLQCTMEEA; this is encoded by the coding sequence ATGTTTCTCATGAGTCGTACAACGAAAAATCCCACGGTTGGCAATCCAAACAACCCTCACATTGAAGACACCATTCTTCTCGAAAAGCAGGCCGAGAAATTAAAGGCGCCTTCGATGTATAAAGTTTTGCTATTGAATGACGATTACACGCCAATGGAATTTGTGGTGATGGTCATTCAGGAGTATTTTAATAAAGATCATGAGACAGCTACACGGATCATGTTGCAGGTTCATTTAGTTGGTAAAGGCATTTGCGGTGTATTCACGCGCGATGTTGCAGCAACAAAAGTGCATCAAGTTATCGAGCTCTCCCGCGAAGCGGGTCACCCACTACAGTGCACTATGGAGGAAGCATGA
- a CDS encoding cold-shock protein, giving the protein MATGIVKWFNDAKGFGFIKPDDGEEELFAHFSAITMPGFKTLKENQKVTFDITQGPKGKQATNIQAA; this is encoded by the coding sequence ATGGCGACCGGAATTGTTAAGTGGTTCAATGATGCAAAAGGTTTTGGCTTTATCAAACCTGATGATGGTGAAGAAGAGTTGTTTGCGCATTTCAGCGCAATCACAATGCCTGGGTTCAAAACCCTCAAGGAAAACCAAAAGGTAACGTTTGACATTACCCAAGGTCCTAAAGGCAAACAAGCTACTAATATCCAAGCAGCTTAA
- a CDS encoding DUF192 domain-containing protein codes for MYPDLELPSQQRITQNTILQSKIKKILTLLVTASSIFSAAAFAQVNTGLPNVELKVGIYRIQAELADTSKAREIGLMNRTSMPTNSGMLFIFEQKAGHCFWMSNTKIPLSIAFIADDGKIVNIEEMQAQTTNNHCSQALIRYALEMNKRWFSERVIVPGTVIQGLPKK; via the coding sequence TTGTACCCTGACTTAGAATTACCCTCGCAACAACGGATCACTCAGAACACCATACTCCAATCCAAAATCAAAAAAATTCTTACCTTACTAGTCACAGCGTCTAGTATCTTTTCTGCTGCTGCGTTCGCGCAAGTTAATACTGGCCTGCCAAACGTTGAGTTGAAGGTCGGCATCTATCGTATTCAGGCAGAGCTGGCAGATACCTCTAAAGCACGTGAAATCGGACTCATGAATCGTACGAGCATGCCTACCAACTCAGGCATGCTGTTTATCTTTGAGCAAAAAGCAGGGCATTGCTTCTGGATGAGCAACACCAAGATCCCGCTATCCATTGCCTTCATTGCTGATGACGGCAAGATTGTGAATATCGAAGAGATGCAAGCACAGACAACTAATAATCACTGCTCTCAAGCTCTAATTCGCTATGCTTTGGAGATGAATAAGCGGTGGTTCTCTGAAAGAGTGATCGTGCCGGGTACCGTTATTCAAGGGCTACCCAAGAAATAA
- a CDS encoding pyrimidine/purine nucleoside phosphorylase codes for MQFDQVSVGKKANVFFGGKCVSHTVTLPNGVRKSVGVVLPSTLRFDLSTKEVMEVVDGTAFVSINGAPEVEFKAGQCWEVEKGGYFIIRAESPVHYVCHFE; via the coding sequence ATGCAATTTGATCAAGTTTCTGTAGGCAAGAAAGCCAATGTATTTTTTGGTGGTAAGTGTGTATCTCATACTGTGACTTTGCCTAATGGCGTTCGTAAGTCTGTCGGCGTAGTGTTACCAAGCACTTTACGTTTTGACCTGAGCACTAAAGAAGTCATGGAGGTAGTCGATGGAACTGCATTTGTCAGCATCAACGGCGCTCCTGAAGTCGAATTCAAGGCCGGACAATGCTGGGAAGTGGAAAAGGGTGGTTATTTCATTATCCGTGCCGAGTCACCAGTGCATTATGTTTGCCACTTTGAATAA